A genome region from Deltaproteobacteria bacterium includes the following:
- a CDS encoding DUF2892 domain-containing protein, whose amino-acid sequence MKKNVGSIDRVARIVVGMALLIFAFVGPEDLKVWGFIGIIPLATGLFHFCPLYTLFGLNTCPLKK is encoded by the coding sequence GTGAAAAAAAATGTTGGCAGTATCGATAGAGTTGCAAGAATTGTTGTTGGCATGGCCTTGTTAATTTTTGCGTTTGTAGGCCCAGAAGATTTAAAGGTATGGGGATTTATTGGAATTATTCCTTTGGCAACTGGGTTATTCCATTTTTGTCCTTTATATACTTTGTTTGGTTTAAATACCTGTCCGCTAAAAAAATAA
- the purD gene encoding phosphoribosylamine--glycine ligase, which produces MKILILGQGGREHAFVKAFKNSPRVTEIHVVPGNDGMKKEAICHSYSYLEIEKLIQLCLQSEIDFVFIGPEDPLVAGVSDRLRERGILVVGPSQQAAMLEGSKIFAKEFMVEAAVPTAPYFVVTSVEETLSKATCFKPPYVLKADGLAAGKGVYICKTLKELELASQDLFVKQIFGDAGRKALLEKFEPGWELSFIILTNGENYVSLPLAQDHKRLNDNNEGPNTGGMGTIAPLQIPHELRHQIEELILKPSVNQLRKNQFLFRGALFIGIMVTEEGPKVLEYNVRFGDPETQVILPLIDEDLALVMSHLSQGTLDPIKLKKLHAACVILASPGYPENPTKGISIEGLAQISDSSTSYVIHAGTKQEGPIWKTNGGRVLGSVGVGNTKEEALRQAYELNEKLHWSGKLFRKDIGSYLP; this is translated from the coding sequence ATGAAAATTCTAATTCTAGGACAAGGCGGCAGAGAACATGCTTTTGTCAAAGCCTTTAAAAACTCACCCAGAGTGACGGAAATTCATGTTGTTCCTGGCAATGATGGAATGAAAAAAGAAGCCATTTGCCATTCGTATTCTTATTTAGAAATTGAAAAATTAATTCAACTTTGCCTTCAATCTGAAATTGATTTTGTATTTATCGGACCAGAGGATCCCTTAGTTGCAGGGGTTTCTGATCGGTTAAGGGAAAGAGGAATTTTGGTAGTGGGCCCTAGCCAGCAAGCTGCCATGCTTGAGGGAAGTAAGATCTTTGCCAAAGAATTTATGGTCGAAGCTGCCGTTCCAACAGCCCCCTATTTTGTTGTTACGAGCGTTGAGGAAACCCTAAGTAAAGCTACTTGTTTTAAGCCCCCATATGTTTTGAAGGCGGATGGTTTGGCGGCTGGGAAGGGAGTTTATATTTGCAAAACTCTTAAGGAGCTTGAACTGGCAAGCCAAGATTTATTTGTAAAACAAATCTTTGGCGATGCGGGAAGAAAGGCTCTGTTAGAAAAATTTGAACCGGGATGGGAGTTAAGTTTTATTATTTTAACCAATGGAGAAAACTATGTGTCCTTGCCTTTGGCTCAAGATCACAAAAGATTAAATGACAACAATGAAGGCCCAAACACGGGAGGGATGGGAACCATTGCTCCTCTTCAAATTCCACACGAACTCCGACATCAAATTGAAGAACTGATTTTAAAACCCAGCGTGAACCAACTAAGAAAAAATCAATTTTTATTTAGAGGAGCCCTCTTTATTGGGATTATGGTTACCGAAGAAGGGCCTAAGGTCTTAGAATACAATGTTCGATTCGGAGATCCAGAAACTCAAGTGATTCTTCCATTGATTGACGAAGACCTAGCTTTGGTAATGAGTCATCTATCTCAAGGAACCTTAGACCCTATAAAATTAAAAAAACTCCATGCCGCATGCGTGATATTAGCTAGTCCAGGTTATCCAGAAAATCCAACTAAAGGAATTTCCATCGAAGGCTTAGCTCAAATCAGCGACTCCTCCACTTCCTATGTTATCCATGCGGGAACTAAACAGGAGGGGCCGATATGGAAAACCAACGGAGGCCGTGTTCTTGGCTCGGTAGGCGTTGGAAACACCAAAGAAGAGGCCTTGCGCCAGGCCTATGAACTTAATGAAAAACTACATTGGTCAGGAAAGCTTTTTAGAAAAGATATTGGCAGTTACCTACCATAA
- a CDS encoding M23 family metallopeptidase, translated as MNKKSYTFFLISNQDGLTKKFVVSSTKVKLIAFIFSTVFLIFATGLIDYFGLLVQALENKKLKSENAQLLKQFQVVEGKVSSLENSLERVKSFTAKLKLITNVDAEDRIAKLTMGSKPPTNSAASEDYEPMDQRLNTQGLTEQDKLFVTNKQLNDQNGELISQASDRDYASLVVRIDKAVKETQLKEQSVIELWEGLSERQSLLNSTPNIKPARGWLTSGFGYRLNPFTGKNTMHAGLDIAATPGSPVYAPADGLVVFASYDESYGKLVSIDHGFGVSTRFGHNAQIYVHVGQRVSKWDVISAVGNTGRSTGPHLHYEVRINSVPVDPINFILDE; from the coding sequence GTGAATAAAAAAAGTTATACGTTTTTTCTTATTTCTAATCAAGACGGGCTAACTAAGAAATTTGTTGTTTCTTCGACAAAAGTTAAATTAATAGCTTTTATTTTTTCTACTGTTTTTTTGATCTTTGCTACAGGTCTAATTGATTATTTTGGACTTTTGGTGCAGGCTCTTGAAAACAAAAAGCTTAAATCTGAAAACGCTCAATTATTAAAACAATTTCAAGTGGTGGAGGGGAAGGTTAGTTCCCTTGAAAACAGTTTGGAACGAGTTAAATCTTTTACGGCTAAACTAAAATTAATTACCAATGTGGATGCTGAAGATAGAATCGCTAAGCTGACCATGGGAAGTAAGCCACCAACGAATAGCGCAGCCAGTGAAGACTATGAGCCTATGGATCAACGTCTCAATACCCAGGGGCTGACAGAGCAAGATAAATTATTTGTAACAAATAAACAATTGAACGATCAAAATGGCGAGCTTATTTCACAAGCCTCCGACAGAGATTATGCTTCTTTAGTGGTACGAATAGATAAAGCAGTGAAAGAAACTCAACTGAAAGAACAAAGTGTTATCGAGCTTTGGGAAGGTCTTTCGGAAAGACAAAGTTTGCTTAACTCAACTCCCAATATTAAACCCGCCAGAGGTTGGTTGACATCCGGTTTTGGTTACCGACTAAATCCTTTTACGGGAAAAAACACCATGCATGCAGGGCTTGACATCGCAGCCACTCCTGGATCTCCGGTCTATGCTCCTGCTGATGGTTTAGTTGTTTTTGCATCTTATGATGAAAGTTATGGAAAACTTGTTAGTATTGATCATGGTTTCGGCGTCTCAACCCGATTTGGTCACAATGCTCAAATTTATGTTCATGTGGGCCAAAGAGTGAGCAAATGGGATGTTATCTCGGCAGTTGGAAATACTGGCAGATCAACGGGGCCCCATTTACATTATGAAGTGAGGATAAATTCAGTTCCCGTGGATCCAATCAATTTCATTCTTGATGAATAA
- a CDS encoding flagellin FliC, with amino-acid sequence MGLRINTNTASLNAQRVLWGTKSGLDKSMEKLASGYRINRAGDDAAGLAISENLKAQVRGLKQASRNAQDGISLVQVAEGAMNEVSSILIRLRELAVQAASDTIGPVERQFLNVEYDQMVSEVDRIAEGTEFNGTQLLAGVGSILDFQVGTRNNPEIDRISFDASKADANSAALGVNLTSVADKASAQNALAAIDTAIVSVSAMRADFGAIQNRLQSTISNIQVNVENMSAANSRIRDVDVAEETSEMTRNNILLNAGTSVLAQANSQANVALQLLNKSFNS; translated from the coding sequence ATGGGATTGCGTATTAATACAAATACGGCTTCTTTAAACGCCCAAAGGGTTCTTTGGGGCACGAAGTCGGGACTTGATAAGAGCATGGAAAAGCTCGCTTCAGGTTACCGGATTAATCGAGCCGGAGATGATGCCGCGGGCTTGGCCATCTCAGAAAATTTAAAAGCTCAAGTTCGAGGTTTGAAACAAGCCTCAAGAAATGCCCAAGATGGTATTTCCTTAGTGCAAGTCGCAGAGGGTGCGATGAACGAAGTTTCTTCAATCCTCATCAGGCTGCGAGAACTTGCCGTTCAAGCCGCTTCAGACACGATCGGGCCCGTTGAAAGGCAATTCCTAAATGTGGAATATGATCAAATGGTTTCCGAGGTCGATCGGATTGCTGAAGGTACCGAGTTCAATGGAACTCAGTTACTGGCAGGGGTAGGGTCCATACTTGATTTCCAAGTGGGAACTCGAAACAATCCAGAGATTGATAGAATTTCCTTTGATGCTTCTAAAGCCGATGCGAATTCAGCTGCTCTCGGAGTCAATCTGACGAGCGTTGCGGATAAGGCCTCTGCACAAAATGCATTGGCAGCGATTGACACAGCCATTGTCAGCGTGTCCGCGATGAGAGCTGATTTTGGAGCGATTCAAAATCGATTGCAATCTACAATTAGTAACATTCAAGTCAACGTTGAAAATATGTCTGCCGCCAATTCTCGAATCAGAGATGTGGACGTGGCTGAAGAAACTTCAGAGATGACTCGAAATAATATTTTATTAAATGCTGGTACTTCGGTATTAGCCCAAGCGAATTCACAAGCTAATGTCGCGCTTCAACTCTTGAACAAGTCATTTAATTCCTAA
- a CDS encoding RibD family protein — MKLQFDLKWAQSLDGQLCDDNYKSKWLTGDKELIRTHEIRKQYSAVLVGANTFIQDFSKLTVRKVELESEERQPVRIILDLNNSLLKQIKNKEIAKELLTGDRNTYIISTEKKEDDCWNEKVYFIPCHFNFSSDQNKIKNELIKVFSIISKVENRKIERVLVEGGAKTLCFFLDKKLFHKIFISLAPVIIGGNKNRIYLNRTFTNRLKLETKDIQVLGKDIFTEFNSFS, encoded by the coding sequence ATGAAATTACAATTTGATTTAAAATGGGCTCAATCTTTAGATGGTCAGTTGTGTGATGATAATTACAAATCAAAGTGGTTAACTGGTGATAAAGAACTTATTCGAACTCATGAAATTCGCAAACAATATTCTGCGGTTCTCGTTGGGGCAAATACTTTTATTCAAGACTTTTCTAAATTAACAGTCAGGAAAGTAGAGCTAGAAAGTGAAGAAAGACAACCTGTCAGGATTATTTTGGATTTAAATAATTCCTTGTTAAAGCAGATTAAAAACAAAGAGATCGCAAAAGAATTACTCACGGGCGACCGAAACACCTACATCATCTCTACAGAAAAAAAGGAAGATGATTGTTGGAATGAAAAAGTTTATTTTATACCTTGTCACTTTAATTTTTCATCAGATCAAAATAAAATTAAAAATGAACTCATTAAAGTGTTTAGTATTATTTCTAAAGTGGAAAACAGAAAGATCGAACGCGTTTTAGTCGAAGGCGGAGCTAAAACCCTTTGTTTTTTTCTTGATAAAAAACTATTTCATAAAATTTTTATTTCCTTAGCACCCGTTATCATTGGAGGAAATAAAAATCGAATTTATTTAAACAGAACTTTTACTAACCGTCTCAAGCTAGAAACAAAAGACATACAGGTCTTAGGAAAAGATATCTTCACTGAATTTAACAGTTTTAGTTAA
- a CDS encoding CPBP family intramembrane metalloprotease, with translation MVAKLNPALNYKLKSRTVIWNGLAFLYLVIRFGFTSNLDSLGEFASYILEALLVAFSIILSWNSFRELFKFHRSIFLSSIGSLIFGFAIFKFAVFSNILIPFDLQGVQTIAFLLLISPILEELIFRFFLWKPTDSLTKRPFLSWVITSIVFSYSHLHAIWFAPKEIHPFVMYQTVYTLILGLSCGYFVYKHNSILGGMLIHFFFNLGFYLAFLVSM, from the coding sequence ATGGTGGCTAAATTGAACCCTGCATTGAACTACAAATTGAAATCAAGAACAGTTATTTGGAATGGGCTTGCCTTTCTTTACCTCGTTATTCGATTTGGATTTACATCGAATTTAGATTCGCTAGGGGAATTTGCTTCTTATATTTTGGAAGCTCTTCTTGTTGCCTTTTCCATTATCCTTTCTTGGAATTCTTTTCGTGAACTTTTTAAATTTCATCGATCCATTTTTCTTAGTTCTATAGGTAGTTTAATTTTTGGATTTGCAATTTTTAAATTTGCAGTTTTTTCAAATATTCTGATTCCATTTGATTTGCAAGGAGTCCAAACGATTGCATTTCTTCTTTTAATATCGCCAATTCTGGAAGAGCTTATTTTTAGATTCTTTCTCTGGAAGCCGACAGATTCTTTAACCAAGAGACCTTTTTTATCTTGGGTCATCACTTCCATTGTTTTTTCTTATTCACATCTGCATGCCATCTGGTTTGCACCGAAGGAAATACACCCCTTTGTTATGTATCAAACAGTTTATACGCTTATTCTAGGACTTAGTTGCGGGTATTTTGTTTATAAACATAACTCTATTTTAGGAGGAATGTTGATACATTTTTTCTTCAATCTGGGATTTTATCTCGCTTTCTTAGTTTCAATGTGA
- a CDS encoding HD domain-containing protein yields the protein MEIRDPLHGSLFFSDAEVAILDTPEFQRLRAIKQLGFSEFSFPGATHNRYLHSLGVCHISGQIFDAIFRIYPFTKSTVKSASKSSKKTQLRQACRLGALLHDLGHGPLSHTTEQVMPKIEDLKIKIYNDENNQNRRANHEDYTLKFLTDSSIAEAIKNNFEFTPYHVACLIDKTLPATDDFFMDGQMDFRPILSQIISSELDADRMDYLERDSYFCGTNYGKVDIEWLIQNLTFHIVDQKLYLAISRRALYSFDDFLISRHHMHLMVYFHHKSIIYEEMLNKYLSSKDCQFFIPADISEYLKYNDYKLYEHLSNSENPWAKRISQRKPFRVLLELHNIGMNKRCEKAKKIIEAQGIEVIWASSHARLSKYHSGSVEDKAMDIYVVDPYDKWTKPTPINDSTEIFKKYEGTRVIDRLYVAPENYSEANQIIQSL from the coding sequence ATGGAAATTAGAGATCCCCTTCATGGTTCATTATTTTTTTCAGATGCTGAGGTTGCCATACTGGATACTCCAGAATTTCAAAGACTGCGCGCGATCAAACAGCTTGGTTTTTCTGAGTTTAGTTTTCCGGGAGCGACTCATAACCGCTACTTGCATTCCTTAGGAGTTTGTCATATTTCTGGGCAAATTTTTGATGCTATTTTTAGAATTTATCCCTTTACGAAATCGACTGTGAAGTCGGCCTCTAAATCATCGAAGAAAACACAACTTCGTCAGGCTTGCCGTTTGGGTGCTTTATTACATGACCTCGGCCACGGACCCTTAAGCCATACCACCGAACAAGTCATGCCTAAAATTGAAGACCTCAAGATTAAAATCTATAACGACGAAAACAATCAAAACCGAAGAGCCAACCATGAAGATTACACTTTAAAATTCCTGACTGACTCGAGTATTGCAGAGGCTATTAAAAATAATTTTGAATTTACGCCTTACCATGTGGCCTGCTTAATCGATAAGACTTTGCCCGCAACGGATGATTTTTTCATGGATGGTCAGATGGACTTCCGACCCATATTAAGTCAAATAATAAGCTCAGAACTTGATGCTGACAGAATGGACTATTTAGAGCGTGATTCTTACTTTTGTGGAACTAATTATGGAAAAGTGGATATCGAATGGCTGATTCAAAACTTAACTTTTCATATTGTCGATCAGAAACTTTATTTAGCCATCAGTCGCAGGGCCTTATACTCTTTTGATGATTTTTTAATTTCACGTCATCACATGCACTTGATGGTTTACTTTCATCATAAAAGTATTATTTACGAGGAAATGCTAAATAAATATTTGTCTTCAAAGGACTGCCAATTTTTCATACCTGCTGATATATCAGAGTACTTAAAATATAATGACTATAAACTTTATGAACACCTTTCTAATTCAGAAAATCCTTGGGCCAAGCGAATTTCGCAAAGAAAGCCATTTAGGGTCTTGCTTGAACTTCATAATATAGGAATGAATAAGCGTTGTGAAAAGGCCAAGAAAATTATAGAAGCTCAAGGAATCGAAGTCATCTGGGCTTCTTCCCACGCTCGGTTATCAAAATATCATTCTGGTTCGGTTGAGGACAAAGCCATGGATATTTATGTGGTGGATCCCTACGATAAATGGACTAAACCAACACCTATTAATGACTCCACCGAAATTTTTAAAAAATACGAAGGCACCAGGGTCATCGATCGATTGTATGTCGCTCCTGAAAATTACTCTGAAGCCAATCAAATCATTCAGAGTTTATAA
- a CDS encoding Stp1/IreP family PP2C-type Ser/Thr phosphatase, with protein sequence MKFDAWVISDKGRKRETNQDSTLINAELGVFIVADGMGGHSGGEVASSMAVKAAESVFKDPECLDRSPREAIAKAYEEASHSIFDKAAKENPELSGMGTTMVLCYLRKNYIYIGNVGDSRCYLFKKPYLWQLTEDHSLINEQIRAGVLTEQQASQIIARNVITRSVGYERDIEADIFEREIFSGETYLLCSDGLSSLVPDDKISEILSNSNPEIALKNCVEQALINGGDDNVSVLILHFE encoded by the coding sequence ATGAAGTTTGATGCTTGGGTAATTTCAGATAAGGGAAGAAAGCGCGAAACAAATCAGGACTCCACTTTGATTAACGCTGAGTTGGGTGTTTTTATTGTGGCAGATGGAATGGGTGGACATTCTGGGGGGGAAGTCGCGTCATCAATGGCAGTAAAAGCCGCAGAGAGCGTGTTTAAAGATCCTGAATGTTTAGACCGCTCTCCTCGAGAGGCGATAGCAAAAGCATATGAAGAAGCTTCGCATTCTATTTTTGACAAGGCAGCCAAAGAAAATCCTGAACTTTCGGGAATGGGTACAACCATGGTGCTTTGTTATTTACGCAAGAATTATATTTATATCGGGAATGTCGGAGATTCTCGATGTTATTTATTTAAGAAACCCTACCTGTGGCAATTAACAGAAGATCATTCCTTAATCAATGAACAAATCAGGGCTGGTGTTTTAACAGAACAACAAGCCTCTCAAATTATTGCCCGAAATGTGATTACTAGGAGTGTTGGCTATGAACGAGACATTGAAGCTGATATTTTCGAGCGCGAGATTTTTTCTGGAGAAACCTATTTGCTTTGTTCCGATGGGCTATCTAGTTTAGTTCCTGATGACAAAATATCTGAGATATTAAGTAACTCGAACCCAGAAATTGCCTTGAAAAACTGCGTGGAACAGGCCTTAATCAATGGTGGTGATGACAACGTCAGTGTTTTGATTTTACACTTTGAATAA
- a CDS encoding acetyl-CoA C-acetyltransferase, with amino-acid sequence MEKIVFISGKRTPFGAFGGSLKEVSATDLSVAAAKATLEQAQLSGEKVEHLILGNVVQSGADAAYIPKHIALKTGLPMAAPAFSVNRLCGSGFQSWVSAAQMILTGEASVVLAGGVEQMSQIPYIARGVRFGGIRMGNFELEDYLTSALTDAYSQTSMAITAENLGEKYQITRAMVDSYSVQSQSRYHAALLKDFFKTEITPITITSKKGTQILDKDEHPKPESTLEKIGQLKPLFKKDGLVTAATASGIVDGAAMSLLTSESKAKELGLKPMARIISWASFGCDPTIMGIGPAYSSRLALQKASLKLEQMDLVEVNEAFAAQYLAVQAELGLNPDKTNVNGGAIALGHPLGASGTRIMNHLVYELHRRQAKYALGSACIGGGQGISIIIERI; translated from the coding sequence ATGGAAAAAATAGTATTTATATCAGGAAAAAGAACTCCCTTTGGAGCTTTCGGTGGAAGTTTGAAAGAGGTTTCAGCAACAGACTTGTCAGTTGCTGCAGCGAAAGCGACCTTGGAACAGGCTCAGTTGAGTGGTGAAAAAGTAGAACATTTAATTTTAGGCAATGTCGTTCAATCTGGAGCCGATGCGGCTTATATTCCCAAACATATTGCGCTCAAAACGGGATTGCCCATGGCCGCCCCCGCCTTTTCAGTTAACCGTTTATGTGGAAGTGGTTTCCAGTCTTGGGTCAGTGCCGCGCAGATGATTCTGACCGGTGAGGCTTCGGTGGTTTTGGCTGGTGGGGTGGAGCAAATGTCGCAAATTCCCTACATCGCCAGAGGGGTTCGGTTTGGCGGCATTCGAATGGGAAATTTTGAGCTTGAGGACTATCTGACCTCTGCCCTCACCGATGCCTATTCTCAGACATCTATGGCTATCACTGCTGAAAATTTAGGAGAAAAATATCAGATCACACGAGCGATGGTGGATTCCTACTCGGTACAATCTCAAAGTAGGTACCACGCCGCTTTGTTAAAGGATTTTTTTAAAACAGAAATCACTCCCATCACGATAACAAGCAAAAAAGGGACGCAAATTTTGGATAAAGATGAACATCCAAAACCAGAATCAACCCTCGAAAAAATTGGTCAGCTCAAGCCCCTCTTTAAAAAAGATGGTTTGGTGACAGCTGCCACCGCTTCGGGGATTGTGGATGGAGCAGCAATGAGCCTGCTTACGAGCGAGAGCAAGGCCAAAGAGCTGGGGTTGAAACCAATGGCCCGAATTATATCTTGGGCCTCTTTTGGCTGCGATCCCACGATCATGGGAATAGGTCCAGCATATTCTTCGCGACTAGCTCTGCAAAAAGCTTCACTTAAACTCGAACAAATGGATCTTGTTGAAGTCAATGAGGCCTTTGCGGCTCAATACTTAGCAGTTCAGGCAGAATTGGGATTAAATCCCGACAAGACCAATGTGAACGGAGGGGCTATCGCCCTGGGACATCCATTGGGAGCTAGCGGCACTCGCATCATGAATCATTTGGTATATGAGTTACACCGTCGTCAGGCGAAGTATGCCCTTGGCAGCGCCTGTATCGGTGGTGGCCAAGGAATATCTATCATTATTGAAAGAATCTAA
- a CDS encoding LysR family transcriptional regulator, whose amino-acid sequence METGVSNLETLFLKKNLLGNHSQERKKSRMQDSLYKITLAEMNLFIELSNIKSIRELARRKSLHPGQISKVIKSLELKLQTKLIDRSLTGILLTTQGHEFLTLADKIIKFSKQFQDIRQGPFSKKSKSIISIGSPSFISSHLVANAVSKMSLDSKNIENFRIIDFSPDQLIMMGLKGAFEIAIHIGKLDWPKSWQSELLGNLEWRLLARRNHPLLQNTPLNMEKILKFPFVVPVYWTQEGLFFGNDHFPVTFSKRIKGMETATADAAITLATNTDQLVFLPEILARSHVSYKNLVELKMKGLSKVTKPIYVSIRMDSVSQLLYKKLLTHLRKVLLFES is encoded by the coding sequence GTGGAAACGGGTGTATCAAATTTGGAAACACTTTTTTTAAAAAAAAACCTTCTTGGTAATCACAGCCAAGAAAGAAAGAAATCGAGAATGCAAGATTCCCTGTATAAAATCACTTTGGCTGAAATGAATTTATTTATTGAGCTTTCAAATATTAAATCCATTCGGGAGTTAGCTAGAAGAAAATCTCTTCATCCGGGGCAGATCTCAAAAGTAATTAAAAGTTTGGAATTGAAATTACAAACAAAATTAATAGATCGCTCTTTAACAGGAATTTTGCTCACGACCCAAGGTCATGAATTCTTAACATTAGCAGATAAAATTATTAAGTTTTCAAAACAATTTCAGGATATCCGACAAGGACCGTTTTCAAAAAAAAGCAAATCCATTATATCCATTGGCAGCCCTTCATTTATTTCGTCCCATTTGGTTGCCAATGCCGTTTCAAAAATGTCGCTCGATTCAAAAAATATTGAAAATTTTCGAATCATCGATTTTTCACCAGATCAACTCATCATGATGGGACTCAAAGGGGCGTTTGAAATTGCCATTCATATTGGTAAATTAGATTGGCCCAAAAGTTGGCAAAGCGAGCTTCTTGGAAATCTGGAGTGGCGTCTTTTAGCAAGAAGAAATCATCCATTACTTCAAAATACACCATTAAATATGGAGAAAATTCTCAAATTTCCTTTTGTGGTTCCCGTTTACTGGACTCAAGAGGGATTGTTTTTCGGTAATGACCATTTCCCAGTAACATTTTCAAAAAGAATTAAGGGGATGGAAACAGCTACTGCGGATGCAGCTATCACGTTGGCAACAAATACAGACCAGTTGGTATTTCTTCCAGAGATTCTGGCGCGAAGTCATGTCTCATATAAAAATTTAGTGGAGCTAAAGATGAAAGGTCTTTCAAAGGTGACGAAACCTATTTATGTGTCTATAAGAATGGATTCTGTTTCGCAATTATTATATAAAAAATTGCTAACCCATTTGCGAAAAGTATTGCTCTTTGAGAGCTAA
- a CDS encoding GTP cyclohydrolase II — MTKTSVRRNVLIANKKGDTRFVTFNDLSDQKEHIALVFKQDELRISGATPLVRIHSECFTGDIFGSSRCDCGDQLDEAIETMMIKGGIIIYLRQEGRGIGLYSKIDAYELQDKGYDTFEANEALGHLADDRSFHVAQEMLSALGIHKIKLLTNNPEKASQLIQLGIEIEEVVKTGVYLKKENFNYLMTKAKKGNHKLDLNSIINFKKSMELK; from the coding sequence ATGACAAAAACAAGCGTTAGAAGAAATGTACTTATAGCCAATAAAAAAGGGGACACCCGATTTGTCACCTTTAACGATCTTTCCGATCAAAAAGAACATATAGCACTCGTCTTTAAACAAGATGAACTCAGGATTTCAGGGGCCACTCCCCTAGTGAGAATCCATTCTGAATGTTTTACGGGCGATATTTTTGGATCTTCCCGATGTGACTGTGGAGATCAATTGGATGAAGCTATTGAAACCATGATGATTAAAGGCGGAATCATTATATACTTAAGACAAGAAGGTAGAGGGATTGGTTTGTATTCAAAAATTGATGCCTATGAACTTCAAGATAAAGGCTATGATACCTTTGAGGCCAACGAAGCCTTGGGGCACTTGGCAGACGATAGATCCTTTCATGTGGCGCAAGAAATGTTGTCGGCATTAGGAATTCATAAAATAAAATTGCTTACAAACAATCCAGAGAAAGCCAGCCAGTTGATTCAATTAGGTATTGAAATAGAGGAAGTTGTTAAAACAGGCGTTTATCTTAAAAAAGAGAACTTTAATTACTTAATGACAAAGGCCAAAAAAGGAAACCATAAATTGGATTTAAATTCTATTATCAATTTTAAAAAATCAATGGAGCTAAAATGA
- a CDS encoding energy transducer TonB, giving the protein MKKNSLYVFLIISFLVHVFLLGGISFFPVPASRPHQVEVDYVSPPALERIKPETLSTEKNLKQIVDQTDKSLNTEESKNAKYLSKNTQRVEKETVAKNRGEFRNSPQQQQQQRHQRAQQAQQQKNQLAKGVKQVFDPLAEAKKSFKDRMVDTVSGETPSNPSASGSPSQTQDYLKNTDIGVETILNTKEFKYYTYFNRIRRQLSHYWEPKVRDKLTKMFRQGRTIASNQDRITKLLIILNPVGILVNVQVLSDSGVKDLDEAAIEAFRSAAPFPNPPQGIVEDDGTVKIRWDFILES; this is encoded by the coding sequence ATGAAAAAAAATTCACTCTATGTATTTTTAATAATTTCATTTCTGGTTCACGTATTTCTTTTGGGTGGAATTTCTTTTTTTCCAGTACCTGCATCCAGGCCCCACCAAGTGGAAGTTGATTATGTTTCGCCACCAGCGCTAGAGAGAATTAAACCCGAGACCTTATCTACAGAAAAAAATCTAAAACAAATCGTGGATCAAACGGACAAAAGTTTAAATACGGAAGAATCGAAAAATGCGAAGTACTTAAGCAAAAACACTCAACGTGTTGAAAAAGAAACTGTTGCCAAAAACCGTGGGGAGTTTAGGAATTCTCCACAACAACAACAGCAGCAACGACATCAACGAGCACAACAAGCTCAACAACAAAAAAACCAACTGGCAAAGGGTGTAAAACAAGTGTTCGATCCCTTAGCTGAGGCAAAGAAATCTTTTAAAGATAGAATGGTGGATACCGTTTCTGGAGAAACTCCTTCAAATCCAAGTGCTTCAGGTTCACCTTCGCAAACCCAGGATTATCTAAAGAATACGGATATTGGCGTTGAGACCATTCTCAATACTAAGGAATTTAAATATTATACTTATTTTAATCGTATCCGTCGTCAACTTTCTCATTACTGGGAACCAAAGGTCCGAGATAAACTCACAAAAATGTTTCGCCAGGGTCGCACCATTGCTTCCAATCAAGATAGAATTACTAAACTTCTTATTATATTAAATCCAGTTGGCATTTTAGTAAATGTTCAGGTGCTAAGTGATTCTGGCGTCAAAGATCTGGATGAGGCCGCCATTGAAGCCTTTAGGTCAGCAGCTCCCTTCCCCAACCCACCCCAAGGCATCGTTGAAGACGATGGCACTGTTAAAATCAGATGGGATTTTATCTTAGAATCATAG